From a region of the Suncus etruscus isolate mSunEtr1 chromosome 11, mSunEtr1.pri.cur, whole genome shotgun sequence genome:
- the LOC126022592 gene encoding olfactory receptor 6C2-like, which yields MRNCTITTFILLGLIDDPQLKILLFTFLFITYILSVAGNLIIIILSLVDSHLKTPMYFFLRNFSFLEVSFTTACIPRYLYNLSTEDNTITYNACVIQLFFVILFGATEFFLLAAMSYDRYVAICKPLHYMTIMSHRVCTILVLCCWVSSLVVILPPLSMGLELEFCDSNAVDHFFCDAGPLLKISCTDTWVIEQMVIIMAVFTLIITLLCVLLSYTYIIITILRFPSAQQRKKAFSTCSSHIIVVSIAYGSCIFIYVKPSSVENLAINKAVAVLNGSVAPLLNPFIYTLRNKQVKQAFNDAVKRMYFLSKT from the coding sequence ATGAGAAACTGCACAATAACAACGTTTATCTTGTTGGGATTAATAGATGACCCACAATTGAAAATACTACTTTTCACCTTTCTATTTATTACTTACATACTGAGTGTAGCAGGAAATCTGATTATAATCATCCTCAGTTTGGTGGACTCACATCTTAAAACACCTATGTACTTTTTcctcagaaatttttctttccttgaagTCTCATTTACAACTGCTTGTATTCCTAGATACCTATACAATTTGTCAACTGAAGATAATACCATTACTTACAATGCATGTGTAATTCAACTATTTTTTGTTATTCTATTTGGAGCAACGGAATTTTTTCTCCTAGCAGCCATGTCTTATGATCGCTATGTTGCTATCTGCAAGCCTCTTCATTACATGACCATCATGAGCCATAGAGTATGTACCATCTTAGTCCTTTGCTGTTGGGTCTCAAGCTTAGTGGTCATTCTTCCACCTCTTAGCATGGGCCTTGAGCTTGAATTCTGTGACTCCAATGCTGTTGATCATTTTTTCTGTGATGCAGGGCCCCTCCTAAAGATTTCATGTACTGACACTTGGGTAATAGAGCAAATGGTTATCATTATGGCCGTATTTACCCTCATTATCACACTACTGTGTGTACTTCTTTCGTACACATACATCATCATAACAATTCTCAGGTTTCCTTCTGCTCAACAAAGGAAAAAAGCCTTTTCGACCTGCTCGTCCCATATTATTGTAGTTtctattgcctatggaagctgtATCTTCATCTATGTTAAACCCTCTTCAGTGGAAAATTTGGCCATAAATAAAGCTGTTGCTGTACTGAACGGGTCTGTTGCACCCTTACTGAACCCCTTCATTTATACCTTAAGGAACAAGCAAGTGAAACAGGCTTTTAATGATGCTGTAAAGAGGATGTATTTTCTTTCAAAGACATAA